The following are from one region of the Carnobacterium gallinarum DSM 4847 genome:
- a CDS encoding VOC family protein produces the protein MKTVSPFLMFQGNAKEALAFYQDVFMESMSLVVAQSDIEEYDSYQGSFTIKGQELRFLNSTIKHEFDFTPSFSLFIECDSMEEVDYLFNRLSANGSVLMELASYPFAEKYGWIKDQYGVSWQLVLN, from the coding sequence ATGAAAACAGTCAGTCCCTTTTTAATGTTTCAAGGAAATGCAAAAGAGGCTCTTGCTTTCTATCAAGACGTTTTTATGGAATCAATGAGTCTAGTAGTCGCACAATCAGACATCGAAGAGTACGATAGTTATCAGGGAAGCTTTACAATTAAAGGTCAAGAATTGCGCTTTTTAAATAGCACGATTAAACATGAATTTGATTTTACACCATCATTTTCACTATTTATTGAATGTGATTCTATGGAAGAAGTTGATTATTTATTTAATCGGTTATCAGCTAATGGAAGTGTTTTAATGGAATTGGCTAGTTATCCATTTGCTGAAAAATACGGTTGGATAAAGGATCAGTATGGGGTTTCTTGGCAGCTGGTTTTAAATTAA
- a CDS encoding O-methyltransferase: MKQENYGEVENYFIQHLVKEDQEFSEILINNKKHHLPAHDVSPLEGKFLYLLAKIKGAKRILEIGTLGAYSTIWFAKALPVDGRIITLEYDEKHAIVAKENIEKSSYQSQIELIQGRARSSLENLIAQKVSPFDLIFIDADKASNPEYLVLVLQLAKSGTVIVGDNVVRNGEIINSFSEDPSVVGIRRYIEGLDHVQHELESTVLQTVGIKGYDGFSISVVR, encoded by the coding sequence ATGAAGCAAGAGAATTATGGAGAAGTAGAAAACTATTTTATTCAGCATCTGGTTAAAGAAGATCAAGAGTTTTCGGAAATTTTGATAAACAATAAAAAACATCATTTGCCAGCTCATGATGTTTCACCCTTAGAAGGAAAGTTCCTATATTTGTTAGCAAAAATAAAAGGTGCTAAGCGAATTTTGGAGATTGGAACTTTAGGAGCATATAGTACAATATGGTTTGCTAAAGCATTGCCAGTAGATGGACGAATCATTACGCTGGAATATGATGAAAAACATGCAATAGTTGCTAAAGAAAATATTGAAAAGTCCAGCTATCAATCGCAAATTGAACTAATACAAGGAAGAGCAAGAAGTTCATTAGAAAATTTGATTGCACAAAAAGTAAGTCCATTTGATTTAATTTTTATTGATGCAGATAAGGCTAGTAACCCGGAGTATTTAGTGTTAGTTTTACAACTAGCTAAATCAGGTACGGTTATTGTTGGAGATAATGTTGTGAGAAATGGAGAAATAATAAATAGTTTCAGCGAAGATCCGAGTGTTGTTGGTATTCGTCGGTATATAGAGGGGTTAGATCATGTTCAGCATGAATTAGAATCGACTGTTTTGCAGACAGTTGGCATCAAAGGGTATGATGGTTTTTCAATCAGCGTAGTACGTTAA
- a CDS encoding DUF2798 domain-containing protein: protein MPRTRKESFIFTMIMCFGMVSVMSVYNLWINGGLAEFKWSEFLIGSGIAYVIAFCLDIFVVATFAKKIAFKLPINKEKPIQIILAISSCMVIGMVFGMSLFGVIKEVGLTNDFFKIYSFALLKNLIVALPLQLFIMGPIVRKIFMKIYY, encoded by the coding sequence GTGCCAAGAACAAGAAAAGAAAGTTTTATTTTTACAATGATTATGTGTTTTGGAATGGTAAGTGTTATGAGTGTGTATAATCTTTGGATCAATGGCGGATTAGCAGAATTCAAGTGGTCTGAATTTTTAATTGGGAGTGGGATAGCATACGTGATTGCCTTTTGTTTGGATATCTTTGTAGTTGCGACCTTTGCAAAGAAAATCGCTTTTAAATTGCCAATTAACAAAGAAAAGCCAATCCAAATTATTCTAGCAATTTCAAGCTGTATGGTCATTGGAATGGTTTTTGGAATGTCCTTATTTGGTGTGATTAAAGAAGTTGGCCTTACCAATGATTTTTTTAAGATTTATAGTTTTGCCTTACTAAAGAATCTGATTGTAGCCCTGCCTTTGCAGTTATTCATTATGGGTCCAATTGTTCGGAAAATTTTTATGAAAATATATTATTAA
- a CDS encoding PTS lactose/cellobiose transporter subunit IIA yields the protein MGDQENLETIMGLIINGGNAKSDAMEAIQAAKKGDFELADQKLIDSDKALVEAHHSQTGMLTQEAQGDHVAVTLLTVHSQDHLMNAITFRDLAKEMVDLYKKMAGLSVE from the coding sequence TTGGGAGATCAAGAAAATTTAGAAACAATCATGGGGTTAATTATTAATGGAGGAAATGCTAAAAGCGATGCTATGGAAGCAATCCAAGCAGCTAAAAAAGGCGACTTTGAGTTAGCAGATCAAAAATTAATTGATTCAGATAAAGCATTAGTGGAAGCGCATCATTCTCAAACAGGTATGTTGACACAAGAAGCACAAGGAGACCATGTAGCTGTAACTTTGCTTACTGTTCATAGTCAAGACCATTTAATGAATGCTATTACATTCCGTGATTTAGCGAAAGAAATGGTTGATTTATATAAAAAAATGGCTGGGTTGTCAGTAGAATAA
- a CDS encoding PTS sugar transporter subunit IIB gives MAEKTIMLVCSAGMSTSLLVTKMEKAAEAQGLDTEIFAVSASEADSNLESKNIDVMLLGPQVRFMKAQFEPKVAAKGIPLEVINMQDYGMMNGEKVLAQALSLIK, from the coding sequence ATGGCAGAAAAAACAATTATGTTAGTATGTTCAGCAGGAATGAGTACTAGTTTATTAGTAACAAAAATGGAAAAAGCAGCAGAAGCACAAGGCTTAGACACAGAAATTTTCGCTGTATCCGCTTCAGAAGCTGATTCAAACTTAGAATCAAAAAATATAGATGTGATGTTATTAGGTCCACAAGTTCGTTTTATGAAAGCTCAATTTGAACCAAAAGTAGCAGCTAAAGGAATTCCTTTAGAAGTAATCAATATGCAAGATTATGGCATGATGAACGGTGAAAAAGTATTAGCGCAAGCTTTGTCATTAATTAAATAA
- a CDS encoding flavodoxin, whose product MASAKIIYASMTGNTEEIADVVAEALENLDIDVETVECTSADPEDFEDVDLCIVATYTYGDGELPDEIVDFYEDLADVDLSGKIFGTCGSGDTFYDEFCKSVDDFTARFIETGATQGAESVKVDLAAEEKDIQNLEAFAKELASKL is encoded by the coding sequence ATGGCAAGTGCTAAAATTATTTATGCAAGCATGACTGGAAATACAGAGGAAATTGCAGATGTCGTTGCTGAAGCTCTTGAAAATTTAGATATTGATGTGGAAACAGTTGAGTGTACTAGTGCTGACCCTGAAGATTTTGAAGATGTTGATTTATGTATAGTGGCTACATACACTTATGGTGATGGAGAATTGCCAGATGAAATCGTGGATTTTTATGAAGATTTAGCTGATGTTGATTTGTCTGGAAAGATTTTTGGAACATGTGGCTCTGGCGATACGTTTTATGATGAATTTTGTAAATCAGTTGATGACTTTACAGCTCGTTTTATTGAAACAGGCGCTACACAAGGAGCTGAGAGTGTTAAAGTTGATTTAGCTGCTGAAGAAAAAGATATCCAAAACTTAGAAGCTTTTGCTAAAGAATTAGCTAGCAAACTATAA
- a CDS encoding C1 family peptidase has product MSKEITTQLVQEFNTNLAKRVDAKAIQNAIMKNGINAATENMSSVIAMTPLFSDEIETGKVANQMQSGRCWMFAALNTFRHLLSSKYNIKDFELSQNYVNFWDKFEKSNFFLESIIETSAEPLDGRLVSWLLETPQQDGGQWDMLVSLIKKYGVVPKSAMPETFQSSKSADLNHLLDSKLRSNAFTLRSMITEGKSVDQLAAVKTTMLQEIYQLLTFSLGTPPSSFDFEYRNLDNEFKRELNLTPLNFFAKYVDLDLDDYVSVIHAPTADKPLNQTYTVEFLGNVIGGTPIHYLNVEMSTLKELAIRQIQDNESVWFGCDVGKASNRVSGIMDTAIFDYQQAFGFNVELDKAQRLDYKDSILTHAMVLTGVNLVDGKSNRWKVENSWGEKAGNNGYFTMSDDWMDHYTYQVVINKKHLSPELQAAWKQAPHSLKPWDPMGSLAIMH; this is encoded by the coding sequence ATGTCAAAAGAAATTACAACTCAGTTAGTTCAAGAATTTAATACAAATTTAGCAAAACGTGTGGATGCTAAAGCTATTCAAAATGCTATAATGAAAAATGGAATCAATGCTGCAACAGAAAATATGTCTTCGGTGATTGCGATGACTCCTCTCTTCTCAGATGAGATTGAAACTGGTAAAGTTGCAAATCAAATGCAAAGTGGTCGTTGTTGGATGTTTGCTGCATTGAATACCTTCCGTCATTTACTTAGCAGTAAATACAACATTAAAGACTTTGAGCTATCACAAAATTATGTGAATTTCTGGGATAAATTTGAAAAATCTAATTTCTTTCTTGAGAGTATTATTGAAACTAGTGCAGAACCATTAGATGGACGTTTAGTTTCATGGCTATTGGAAACACCACAGCAAGATGGTGGACAATGGGATATGTTGGTTTCATTAATTAAAAAATATGGCGTTGTGCCTAAGTCGGCTATGCCAGAAACTTTCCAAAGCAGTAAATCTGCTGATTTAAATCATCTATTAGATTCAAAGCTTCGTAGCAATGCTTTTACTTTACGCTCAATGATTACAGAAGGAAAATCCGTAGATCAGCTAGCAGCTGTTAAGACTACTATGTTGCAAGAGATTTATCAATTATTAACCTTTTCATTAGGAACTCCGCCATCAAGCTTTGATTTTGAATATCGGAATTTAGATAATGAATTTAAACGAGAATTAAACCTTACACCTCTTAACTTTTTTGCAAAATATGTTGATTTAGACTTAGATGACTATGTAAGTGTAATCCATGCACCAACTGCTGATAAGCCATTAAACCAAACTTATACGGTAGAATTTTTAGGTAATGTTATTGGCGGCACACCTATTCATTATTTAAATGTAGAAATGTCTACCTTAAAAGAATTAGCCATTCGTCAAATCCAAGATAATGAGTCTGTTTGGTTTGGTTGTGATGTAGGTAAAGCATCTAATCGTGTTTCTGGTATTATGGATACAGCTATTTTTGATTATCAACAAGCATTTGGTTTTAATGTTGAGCTAGATAAAGCTCAACGCCTAGATTATAAAGATAGCATTCTAACTCATGCCATGGTCTTAACTGGCGTGAATCTTGTCGATGGCAAATCAAATCGTTGGAAAGTTGAAAATAGCTGGGGGGAAAAAGCAGGAAATAATGGGTACTTTACAATGAGTGATGACTGGATGGATCACTATACGTATCAAGTTGTTATTAATAAAAAGCATCTTTCACCAGAATTGCAAGCAGCTTGGAAGCAAGCCCCTCATTCATTAAAACCATGGGATCCAATGGGTAGTCTAGCTATTATGCATTAA
- a CDS encoding DUF3284 domain-containing protein, which produces MEVEKKLNVSANYFYNRVIESVLYDIRQHTKQSVNKDQLADFSYTKQFSSTASGKITITEIEENRSYGFKTETVKNTFEAKYLIKPIDDTHCKVSYTEKMESNGAFQNMNDMVVGTLLGYFRKKNLKKMLVSIEQM; this is translated from the coding sequence ATGGAAGTTGAAAAAAAACTTAATGTATCCGCTAATTATTTTTATAATCGAGTGATTGAATCGGTCTTATATGATATTCGCCAGCATACGAAGCAATCAGTGAATAAAGATCAACTTGCTGACTTTTCTTATACCAAACAATTCAGTTCTACAGCATCTGGCAAAATTACAATTACTGAAATAGAAGAAAACCGTAGCTATGGGTTTAAAACAGAAACCGTGAAAAATACATTTGAAGCTAAATATTTGATTAAACCAATTGATGATACTCACTGTAAAGTTAGTTATACAGAAAAAATGGAGTCAAATGGTGCATTTCAAAATATGAATGATATGGTTGTAGGTACTTTATTAGGTTATTTCCGTAAGAAAAACTTAAAAAAAATGCTAGTGTCTATTGAGCAAATGTAA
- a CDS encoding DUF6609 family protein: MQKNGLFVMSIGLLVIMSSAFGAEMKINYLILITGLFFVALGFFIFKKGKSTNHEKTEEKK, encoded by the coding sequence ATGCAAAAAAATGGGTTGTTTGTAATGAGTATTGGTTTATTGGTGATTATGTCAAGCGCATTTGGAGCTGAGATGAAAATTAATTATCTTATCTTAATAACTGGCTTGTTTTTTGTTGCTCTAGGCTTTTTTATATTCAAAAAAGGCAAATCAACAAATCATGAAAAGACGGAGGAGAAGAAATAA
- a CDS encoding PTS sugar transporter subunit IIB translates to MAEKTIMLVCSAGMSTSLLVTKMEKAAEARGLDAEIFAVSASEADSNLESKNIDVMLLGPQVRFMKAQFEPKLAAKDIPLDVINMQDYGMMNGEKVLDHALTLMK, encoded by the coding sequence ATGGCAGAAAAAACAATTATGTTAGTATGTTCAGCAGGAATGAGTACTAGTTTATTAGTAACGAAGATGGAAAAAGCAGCAGAAGCAAGAGGGTTAGATGCAGAAATCTTTGCGGTATCCGCTTCAGAAGCTGATTCAAATCTAGAGTCAAAAAATATCGATGTGATGTTATTAGGTCCACAAGTTCGTTTTATGAAAGCCCAATTTGAACCAAAATTAGCGGCTAAAGATATTCCCTTGGATGTAATTAACATGCAAGATTATGGTATGATGAATGGCGAGAAAGTTTTAGATCATGCTTTAACATTAATGAAATAA
- a CDS encoding aminopeptidase → MVLPNFQENLQKYADLIVSTGVNVTKGHTVVLQIDVEQAPLARLITKAAYQKGATEVIVKWTDDEITREVFLGTPEERLTDIPQYKIDESLDQIAKNASRIAVRSADPDALAGVDPNKVAAYQSAAGQALSAQRTATQANKVSWTVVAASGEKWAAKVFPELKTSEEQVDALWNQIFKTTRIYTEDPNKAWENHDQLLESKAAELNKEQFDALHYTAPGTDFTIGLPKNHRWEGAGSLNARGEKFMANMPTEEVFTAPDANRADGVIKSTKPLSYAGTTILGMTFTFKDGEVIDVTADQGEEVLKHLIATDKGSKRLGEVALVPDPSPISQSGIVFYNTLFDENASNHLALGSAYAFSLEGGTEMTEEELIAAGLNRSNVHVDFMVGSNEMDVDGIRADGTRVPVFRKGNWA, encoded by the coding sequence ATGGTATTACCTAATTTTCAAGAAAATTTACAAAAATATGCTGATTTAATTGTCAGTACTGGGGTAAATGTAACAAAGGGACATACTGTTGTTTTACAAATCGATGTTGAGCAAGCACCTTTAGCCCGTTTAATTACGAAAGCTGCTTATCAAAAAGGAGCAACTGAGGTCATTGTAAAATGGACAGACGATGAAATAACTCGTGAAGTTTTCTTAGGAACTCCTGAAGAACGCTTAACAGATATTCCTCAATACAAAATTGATGAATCATTAGATCAAATCGCTAAAAATGCTAGTCGTATTGCTGTTCGCTCTGCTGATCCAGATGCTTTAGCCGGAGTTGATCCAAATAAAGTTGCTGCTTATCAAAGTGCAGCAGGTCAAGCTTTAAGTGCACAACGAACTGCTACTCAAGCAAATAAAGTTAGCTGGACTGTTGTTGCTGCTTCTGGTGAAAAATGGGCTGCTAAAGTCTTCCCAGAATTAAAAACTAGTGAAGAACAGGTCGATGCTCTTTGGAATCAAATCTTCAAAACTACACGAATTTATACAGAAGACCCAAATAAAGCTTGGGAAAATCACGATCAACTATTAGAATCAAAAGCGGCTGAGTTAAATAAAGAACAATTTGATGCGTTGCACTACACAGCGCCTGGAACTGACTTTACAATCGGCTTGCCGAAGAATCACCGTTGGGAAGGTGCTGGTAGTTTAAACGCACGTGGTGAAAAATTCATGGCGAATATGCCTACTGAAGAAGTCTTTACTGCCCCAGATGCAAATCGCGCAGATGGTGTAATTAAAAGTACAAAACCGTTAAGTTATGCTGGAACGACAATTTTAGGCATGACCTTTACTTTTAAAGATGGTGAAGTAATTGATGTAACCGCTGATCAAGGCGAAGAAGTATTGAAACACTTAATTGCTACCGATAAAGGTTCTAAGCGCTTAGGCGAAGTTGCTTTGGTACCAGATCCTTCTCCTATTTCTCAATCAGGTATTGTTTTTTATAATACATTATTTGATGAAAATGCTTCTAATCATTTAGCCTTAGGCTCTGCTTATGCTTTTAGCTTAGAAGGTGGAACTGAAATGACAGAGGAAGAATTAATTGCTGCTGGTTTAAATCGTAGTAATGTCCATGTTGATTTCATGGTTGGCTCTAATGAAATGGATGTCGATGGCATTCGTGCTGATGGAACACGAGTACCTGTTTTCCGCAAAGGAAATTGGGCTTAA
- a CDS encoding TetR/AcrR family transcriptional regulator — protein MARKKTITKQQILNAAYDVVKTEGFGGFTARNIAKKMKCSTQPIYLEFKNMDDLKNELFEKIKTYLKTEIYSHEHTGDPLLDACLNYIYFADTEKVLFRALYIENHLGIEKMHKISLDFALSLMNEKEETKDLSEDEKFQLFTKIWIVAQGIASLLSSGLLSMNSEQVEASLNDSLSEMILSARYEA, from the coding sequence ATGGCTAGAAAAAAGACAATTACGAAACAACAAATTTTAAACGCGGCGTATGATGTTGTGAAAACTGAAGGATTTGGGGGATTTACAGCTCGTAATATTGCTAAAAAAATGAAGTGTTCGACTCAACCGATTTATCTAGAATTTAAAAATATGGACGATTTAAAAAATGAATTATTTGAAAAAATAAAAACATATTTAAAAACTGAAATATACTCACATGAACATACAGGAGATCCCTTGTTGGATGCATGTTTAAATTATATTTATTTTGCTGATACTGAAAAAGTTTTATTCCGTGCTCTATACATTGAAAATCACTTAGGTATTGAAAAAATGCATAAAATTTCTTTAGACTTCGCACTAAGCTTAATGAACGAAAAAGAAGAAACAAAAGATTTATCTGAAGATGAAAAATTCCAATTATTTACTAAGATTTGGATTGTTGCTCAAGGAATTGCATCATTATTATCATCAGGTTTATTATCAATGAACTCTGAACAAGTTGAAGCTAGCTTGAACGATTCATTATCAGAAATGATTTTATCTGCACGTTACGAAGCATAA
- a CDS encoding DUF1361 domain-containing protein: MKVSYQQNLIRLFFCVYMLGIYFISYRYQLMLLNGLLAYIPIELSFWLKSKKPKSNWFFGSIGLVWLLFFPNIPYLLTDLVHLSWLRPYIPGSFSLVNAPNIWKDFYLLLVGVIGFLVIGYHSLKALGEVLTQRFPQLPKYFEHFFYMFICAISSFGIYLGRFSRLHTIYLLTDPVASGKAILDTFEPNMYLFMLGFTILQIILFYTITFVNLSAPSNDQIKNI, from the coding sequence ATGAAGGTTAGTTATCAACAAAATTTAATCCGATTGTTCTTTTGTGTCTATATGTTAGGAATTTACTTTATTTCTTATCGTTATCAGTTAATGTTACTAAATGGCTTATTAGCTTATATTCCCATTGAACTGTCTTTTTGGTTGAAAAGTAAAAAGCCGAAATCCAATTGGTTTTTTGGAAGTATTGGGTTAGTTTGGTTGCTATTTTTTCCAAATATTCCATATTTACTAACAGATTTAGTTCATTTAAGTTGGCTAAGACCGTATATTCCTGGTAGTTTTTCATTAGTAAATGCCCCAAATATTTGGAAAGATTTCTATTTATTATTAGTGGGTGTAATTGGTTTTCTAGTAATTGGCTATCATAGTTTAAAGGCTCTTGGAGAGGTGTTAACACAACGCTTTCCACAGTTACCAAAATATTTTGAACATTTCTTTTACATGTTTATTTGTGCTATTTCCAGTTTTGGAATTTATTTAGGGCGTTTTTCACGTTTGCATACGATATACTTACTAACGGACCCAGTCGCATCTGGCAAAGCCATTCTGGATACTTTTGAGCCAAATATGTATTTATTTATGTTAGGCTTCACCATTTTACAAATCATTTTATTTTATACCATCACATTTGTAAATCTATCAGCACCATCAAATGATCAAATAAAAAATATCTAG
- a CDS encoding PTS sugar transporter subunit IIB — translation MAEKKTIMLVCSAGMSTSLLVLNMEKAILRRGLDVEVFAISGSDVADFLEKKSIDVMLLGPQVRFMKRQFGPLLEPKGIPVEVISMKDYGLMDGESVLLWAEQLMEK, via the coding sequence ATGGCAGAAAAAAAAACAATTATGCTCGTCTGCTCAGCAGGAATGAGTACTAGTTTACTTGTTTTAAATATGGAAAAAGCTATTTTGCGTCGTGGCTTAGATGTAGAAGTATTTGCTATCTCTGGTTCAGATGTAGCAGACTTTTTAGAAAAGAAATCAATTGATGTGATGTTATTAGGCCCACAAGTTCGTTTTATGAAGCGTCAATTCGGCCCATTACTCGAACCAAAAGGAATTCCTGTTGAAGTAATCTCGATGAAAGATTATGGATTGATGGATGGTGAAAGTGTTTTACTTTGGGCTGAGCAGTTGATGGAAAAATGA
- a CDS encoding PTS sugar transporter subunit IIC → MDGFINFMEKNFIPTASKIGAQRHLVAIRDAFMVTMPLMILGSLAVLLNNLPIPGFQELMTSIFGGESWKGFGGSVWNGTFAILSVLIAFLIAHNLLKGYGKDGVAGGVVSVASFFALGGATGMSSNGLFIALIVGITSAEIFNKLVGNTKLIVKMPDGVPPAVAKSFAALFPAMITISIFGLIAAIFAGFGVTDIITSFYELVQKPFMGLASTLPSAILLAFLTPFLWFFGLHGANMIEPLMQTINLPAITANQEALAAGNPAPYIVNKPFFDSFVNLGGTGATLGLIIAIYLFGRRNKAAMVVTNLSAAPGIFNINEPMMFGLPIVLNPIMFVPFVLTPVVLVTVAYIATSFGLVPAAIAMPPWVTPPIIGGFIATNSIAGGILAAVNLVISVVIYAPFVKMAELQELKREKEAI, encoded by the coding sequence ATGGATGGATTTATTAATTTTATGGAAAAGAACTTTATTCCAACAGCTTCAAAAATTGGAGCACAGCGTCACCTTGTAGCAATACGTGATGCATTTATGGTGACAATGCCATTAATGATCTTGGGGTCATTAGCAGTCTTATTAAATAATTTACCAATTCCTGGTTTCCAAGAGTTGATGACATCAATATTTGGTGGTGAATCATGGAAAGGTTTTGGCGGTAGTGTTTGGAACGGGACTTTTGCAATTTTATCTGTATTAATCGCATTTTTAATCGCGCATAACTTATTAAAAGGTTACGGTAAAGATGGCGTTGCCGGTGGAGTAGTATCAGTAGCTTCATTCTTCGCATTAGGTGGAGCAACAGGTATGTCTTCTAACGGTTTATTTATTGCTTTAATCGTTGGGATTACTTCAGCTGAAATATTCAATAAATTAGTTGGAAATACAAAATTAATCGTAAAAATGCCGGATGGTGTTCCACCAGCAGTAGCGAAATCATTTGCAGCTTTATTCCCAGCAATGATTACAATTAGTATTTTTGGTTTAATCGCAGCAATTTTTGCCGGATTTGGTGTAACCGATATTATTACATCATTCTATGAATTAGTTCAAAAACCATTTATGGGATTAGCTAGTACCTTGCCTTCAGCGATCTTATTAGCATTTTTAACACCTTTCTTATGGTTCTTTGGTTTACATGGAGCAAATATGATTGAGCCGTTAATGCAAACAATCAACTTGCCAGCTATTACAGCAAACCAAGAAGCTCTTGCAGCAGGAAATCCAGCACCTTATATTGTAAATAAACCTTTCTTTGATTCATTTGTAAACTTAGGTGGTACAGGTGCTACTTTAGGTTTAATTATCGCAATTTATCTGTTTGGTCGTCGTAATAAAGCTGCAATGGTTGTAACAAACTTAAGTGCGGCACCAGGTATTTTCAATATTAATGAGCCAATGATGTTCGGATTACCAATTGTATTGAATCCGATTATGTTTGTACCGTTTGTTTTAACTCCAGTTGTTTTAGTAACTGTCGCTTATATTGCTACTAGCTTTGGGCTAGTTCCTGCTGCAATTGCAATGCCACCTTGGGTAACTCCTCCAATTATTGGCGGATTCATTGCAACAAATAGCATTGCTGGTGGTATTTTAGCTGCAGTCAATCTAGTTATTTCAGTAGTTATTTACGCTCCATTTGTTAAAATGGCTGAGCTTCAAGAATTAAAAAGAGAAAAAGAAGCAATTTAA